The Vairimorpha necatrix chromosome 1, complete sequence genome contains a region encoding:
- a CDS encoding septin yields MKDKYFSEENLGLINLSHAIGLSSVPDLLRTKSIEDGFGINILVTGRRALGAATLVNSLFNVPLISKSRPNSLTVTKNEIIENGISLEVTTTTYHSDNLSPLAEYIDKLNNEYFENEQGPYKIHKDTRIHVCLYLIPSDHFTDKEMDFMMKLSKLVNFIPIITKADMYTNEELVLRKQNIYNILQDNNISIFTSLSNTSPDSDIEDTEVIHAVIASETVYEINNKIIRGRQYSWGFVDIDKEEGNDFKRLQRTLIYKNFDELINKTHIKYYNEYRKKILYFERNNKMCQERRFHKLKESLECVIKEKNEGILNKLRNEERNLDEMITKMRQIESTSIESTSIENNSTSVVQ; encoded by the coding sequence ATgaaagataaatatttctcaGAAGAAAACTTAGGTCTTATAAACTTGTCACATGCCATAGGCTTGAGTAGTGTCCCTGATTTACTCCGTACTAAGAGTATAGAAGACGGCTTCGGTATAAATATTCTAGTAACAGGCCGTCGGGCCTTAGGTGCCGCGACTCTAGTAAATTCCTTGTTTAATGTTCCTTTGATCTCCAAGTCCAGGCCTAATAGCCTGACTGTCACTAAAAATGAGATCATTGAAAATGGAATATCTCTTGAAGTTACTACTACTACTTATCATTCTGACAACTTGTCGCCTTTAGCAGAGTACATTGACAAATTGaataatgaatattttGAGAATGAACAAGGTCCTTATAAGATACATAAAGACACACGTATACACGTGtgtctttatttaattccTTCTGATCATTTTACAGATAAAGAAATGGATTTTATGATGAAATTAAGTAAATTAGTTAATTTTATACCTATAATTACTAAAGCAGACATGTACACTAATGAAGAGTTAGTACTTAGAAAACAgaatatatataacattttacaagataataatattagtaTATTCACTTCTCTGTCCAATACTAGTCCTGATTCAGATATTGAGGATACAGAGGTGATCCACGCTGTCATAGCCAGTGAGACGGTATATGagataaataataaaataataagaggAAGACAATATTCATGGGGATTTGTAGATATTGATAAAGAAGAAGGAAATGATTTCAAGAGATTACAAAGGACTTTGatttataagaattttGATGAGTTGATTAATAAGACACATATTAAGTATTATAATGAGTATAGGAAGAAGATACTTTATTTTGAGAGAAATAATAAGATGTGTCAAGAGAGAAGATTCCACAAGTTGAAGGAGTCACTTGAGTGTGTCATAAAAGAGAAGAATGAAggaatattaaataagttGAGGAATGAAGAGAGAAATTTAGATGAGATGATAACAAAAATGAGACAAATTGAGAGTACTAGTATTGAGAGTACTAGTATTGAGAATAATAGCACAAGTGTAGTccaataa
- a CDS encoding derlin-2 (DERL2), translated as MDSNILSSHFYNTPPITRFLFILILSLFILVYINAIQPYSLFYSPLFLKYLELWRPFTCFLYFGKPSLEVLIHMTFLYRYSKMLEEGFFFTSDYFYLIFIIWSLLFLFANIFNIGTMASAFSSTITYIWTRNNPNAMVQMFGFINFPAFYLPFIVPLFMLITEKHVLLEDLLGIFVGHVYYFFKSVYPKFGFDLLRTPCILKRLFREHPVECCKKINKARKISPKDKSNEQKNNEDVTQDITQDVIQDITQDVIQDTTNINEDTTNINEDTTNIQDISNISGDTTIKNESIINNSNVFDKSTEKDESKSAGFITNSTIGEESIKEYLNNKEKEEEEEVNGWSSETVSESDSDF; from the coding sequence ATGgattctaatattttatcctctcatttttataatactcCTCCAATCACCAGATTCCTTTTCATCCTCATTCTTTCTCTTTTCATCCTCGTCTACATAAATGCCATCCAGCCTTACTCTTTATTCTACAGTCCTTTATTCCTAAAATATCTCGAACTCTGGAGACCTTTTACATGTTTCTTATATTTCGGTAAACCTTCTCTTGAAGTTTTAATCCACATGACATTTCTCTACAGATATTCTAAAATGTTAGAAGAAGgtttcttttttacttCTGATTATTTCtacttaatatttattatttggtctttattattcttattcgctaatatatttaatattggTACTATGGCTTCTGCATTTTCAAGTACTATCACTTATATTTGGACAAGGAATAATCCTAATGCTATGGTACAAATGTTCGggtttataaatttccCGGCTTTTTATCTTCCTTTTATTGTACCTTTGTTTATGCTGATTACTGAAAAACATGTTTTATTAGAAGATTTGCTTGGGATTTTCGTGGGAcatgtttattatttctttaagaGTGTGTATCCTAAATTTGGATTTGATTTGTTGAGGACTCCTTGTATTTTAAAGAGACTTTTTAGAGAGCATCCTGTTGAGTGTTGTAAGAAAATTAACAAAGCGAGAAAAATATCGCCAAAAGATAAGAGCaatgaacaaaaaaataatgaagaTGTAACTCAAGATATAACTCAAGATGTAATTCAAGATATAACTCAAGATGTAATTCAAGATACTACTAATATTAACGAAGATACTACTAATATTAATGAAGATACTACTAATATTCAAGACATATCAAATATCAGTGGAGATActacaattaaaaatgagtctataattaataattctaATGTATTTGATAAATCAACAGAGAAAGACGAGTCTAAGAGTGCGGGCTTCATAACAAATTCCACAATAGGAGAAGAAagtataaaagaatatttaaataataaagaaaaagaagaagagGAAGAAGTAAATGGGTGGTCCTCAGAGACCGTCTCAGAAAGCGACAGCGATTTCTAA
- a CDS encoding ribosome production factor 1 (RPF1), which yields MLITIKEPRNMHEKSKNLIILLSTLLPSSQVAKAHPEDSDFLIDIIQDVTPAYLILKKKNEVQFALRICEYREVPTKFPVSGDTQLVLNNFSTEIGTSLAHFLMDLFPCNVDSKQIVNFTVKDEFLYFRMYQYCFSKEGPIFSKVGPHLSLRVVKYTEYKENIVKEFINYNKEKCLL from the coding sequence ATGCTGATTACAATTAAAGAACCAAGAAATATGCACGAGAAGTCTAAAAATCTCATTATTCTTCTCTCGACTCTTCTTCCCTCTTCCCAAGTAGCCAAAGCACACCCAGAAGACTCAGATTTCTTAATAGACATAATCCAAGATGTCACTCCCGCTTACTTAATTCTCAAAAAGAAGAATGAAGTCCAGTTCGCTCTCCGTATTTGTGAGTACAGAGAAGTCCCCACTAAATTCCCCGTGTCTGGTGACACACAACTAGTTCTTAACAATTTCTCCACAGAAATTGGCACTAGTCTGGCGCATTTTCTTATGGATTTATTTCCTTGTAATGTCGACAGTAAACAGATAGTCAATTTTACAGTAAAAGACGAGTTCCTGTATTTTAGAATGTACCAATATTGTTTCAGTAAAGAAGGACCAATATTTAGCAAAGTGGGGCCGCATTTGAGCCTGAGAGTAGTGAAATATACggaatataaagaaaatatagtcaaagaatttataaattataataaagagaaatgtttattataa
- a CDS encoding reverse transcriptase produces MENDRAEIRVDTRISTNIKVTHNKPDILVFDKKKKEILIVEVGITNQDRLTIVENEKLRKYDLLANELGLIHKSRTRIVPYVMTWDGVVTKYHRKYIKELEIQPYLEAYIQSIVMKKTLESISLERRRGYDQEDAGEEEVARAVSALANMATVKEVVSAKGNEAAKVKLENINNSTETKVCEELNPMSDTGESCAMNI; encoded by the coding sequence ATGGAAAATGATCGTGCAGAAATAAGAGTAGATACGAGAATATCCACTAATATAAAGGTAACCCATAATAAGCCTGATATTCTTGTGTTTgacaagaagaagaaagaaattttaatagttgAAGTTGGTATAACCAACCAGGATCGACTTACTATAGTTGAGAATGAAaaactaagaaaatatgaccTTCTTGCAAATGAACTGGGACTAATACATAAATCCCGGACAAGAATAGTTCCTTATGTAATGACATGGGATGGAGTGGTGACCAAATATCACAGAAAGTACATCAAGGAGCTAGAAATCCAACCCTACCTGGAAGCATATATCCAGTCTATTGTGATGAAGAAGACTCTAGAGTCCATCTCTTTGGAACGACGACGAGGATACGATCAGGAGGATGCAGGAGAAGAAGAAGTGGCTAGAGCTGTAAGCGCACTAGCGAATATGGCGACTGTTAAAGAAGTGGTGTCGGCAAAGGGGAATGAAGCTGCTAAAGTGAAGTTggaaaacattaataattcCACAGAAACCAAAGTCTGTGAAGAGCTGAATCCCATGAGCGATACCGGGGAAAGCTGTGCTATGAATATCTAA
- a CDS encoding putative SP-containing protein, with protein sequence MFVFLILLILNIQKLIAANEIKTGNKNKESIINMLHRIIGCEYPADRKARLEKEANFRSGQIIAKLIFDSVLKKITFPLKMQTSWPIDSKEEEYEIQKTDIKFDLYVKALVKETDRIAFSGKEKDLVKETDNIACSGKEKALRILVYSLANQTKPLFNAIKNANVSPKELHYDIISKNIS encoded by the coding sequence ATGTTcgtttttttgatattattgattctaaatatacaaaaattaatagctgctaatgaaattaaaactggcaacaaaaacaaagaatCCATCATAAACATGCTACATCGTATCATTGGATGCGAATATCCTGCCGATAGGAAAGCAAGGCTGGAAAAAGAGGCGAATTTTAGGTCTGGGCAGATAATAgcaaaattgatttttgacagtgtgttaaaaaaaattacatttcCTTTAAAAATGCAGACCAGCTGGCCGATTGATTCCaaagaagaagaatatGAAATACAGAAAACGGACATAAAGTTTGATCTATATGTGAAAGCTCTGGTTAAAGAAACCGACAGAATAGCTTTTTCTGGCAAAGAGAAAGATCTGGTCAAAGAAACCGACAACATAGCGTGTTCTGGCAAAGAGAAAGCCCTTAGAATCTTAGTATATTCTCTTGCTAATCAAACTAAACCATTATTTAAtgctataaaaaatgctaATGTTTCTCCAAAAGAACTTCattatgatattattagcaaaaatatttcttaa